Proteins encoded within one genomic window of Pseudalkalibacillus sp. SCS-8:
- a CDS encoding PrkA family serine protein kinase — protein MDILGKLQRHREEEKRLAWEGTFAEYLEILRERPEVAQSAHSRVYNMIKSHGIDEVNGKKRFNFFSNQIFGLEDAVERLVEEYFHPSAKRLDVRKRILLLMGPVSGGKSTIVTMLKRGLEEYSKTDEGAVYAIKGCPMHEDPLHLIPHHIREDFYNDYGIRVEGSLSPLNMMRLEQEYDGRIEDVMIERIFFSEDKRTGIGTFSPSDPKSQDIADLTGSIDFSTIAEFGSESDPRAYRFDGELNKANRGMMEFQEMLKCDEKFLWHLLSLTQEGNFKAGRFALISADELIVAHTNEAEYKSFISNKKNEALHSRIIVMPIPYNLKVSEEEKIYEKMIKDSDIGDIHVAPHALRVAAIFSVLTRLKESSKQGVDVVKKMRLYDGENVEGFNTADVEEMKKEFNDEGMSGIDPRYVINRISSAIIRKEVPAISPLDVLRSLKDGLDQHASISKEDRDKYINFISIARKEYDDIAKKEVQKAFVYSYEESAKTLMDNYLDNVEAYCNKNKLRDPLTGDEMNPDEKLMRSIEEQIGISENAKKAFREEILIRISAYARKGKKFDYNSHERLREAIQKKLFADLKDVVKITTSTKTPDESQLKKVNEVIARLIDEHGYNSISANELLRYVGSLLNR, from the coding sequence ATGGATATTTTAGGTAAATTGCAACGGCATAGGGAAGAAGAAAAAAGATTGGCTTGGGAAGGTACCTTCGCTGAATATTTGGAGATTTTACGAGAGCGTCCTGAAGTTGCTCAGTCTGCCCATTCTCGTGTATATAATATGATTAAAAGTCACGGAATTGATGAAGTGAATGGTAAGAAACGATTCAACTTCTTTTCAAATCAGATTTTCGGGCTAGAAGATGCAGTGGAGCGGCTTGTAGAAGAATACTTCCATCCATCAGCTAAACGTCTTGATGTACGGAAGCGGATCCTTTTATTGATGGGACCGGTCAGTGGAGGTAAATCTACAATCGTAACGATGCTGAAAAGAGGTTTAGAGGAGTATTCGAAGACGGACGAAGGTGCGGTATACGCTATTAAAGGATGCCCAATGCATGAAGATCCATTGCATTTGATTCCGCATCACATCAGAGAGGATTTCTATAATGATTATGGAATCCGGGTGGAAGGCTCGTTATCCCCATTGAATATGATGCGTCTCGAACAAGAGTACGATGGACGTATTGAAGATGTCATGATTGAGCGTATCTTTTTCAGTGAGGATAAACGAACGGGTATTGGTACGTTCAGCCCATCCGATCCGAAGTCGCAGGATATTGCGGATTTGACGGGAAGCATCGACTTCTCGACAATCGCCGAATTCGGCTCTGAATCGGATCCGCGTGCTTATCGTTTTGACGGAGAACTGAATAAGGCGAATCGTGGGATGATGGAGTTCCAGGAAATGCTGAAGTGTGATGAAAAATTCCTATGGCATTTACTTTCGTTGACGCAGGAAGGGAACTTCAAGGCTGGAAGGTTTGCTTTAATCAGTGCGGATGAGTTGATTGTTGCTCATACGAACGAAGCTGAGTACAAATCTTTCATTTCGAATAAAAAGAATGAGGCACTGCATTCAAGGATCATTGTCATGCCGATCCCTTACAACCTAAAAGTTTCTGAAGAAGAGAAAATTTATGAGAAGATGATCAAGGACAGTGACATTGGAGATATCCATGTTGCGCCACATGCATTGCGGGTCGCTGCAATCTTCTCCGTATTGACGAGATTGAAGGAATCCTCGAAGCAAGGCGTCGATGTGGTTAAGAAGATGCGCCTATACGATGGAGAGAATGTCGAAGGCTTCAATACAGCGGATGTAGAGGAAATGAAGAAGGAATTCAACGATGAAGGGATGAGCGGGATTGATCCGCGTTATGTCATCAACCGGATTTCATCTGCCATCATCCGTAAAGAAGTTCCAGCCATCAGTCCGCTTGACGTCTTGCGGTCATTGAAGGACGGTCTGGACCAACACGCTTCCATTTCGAAGGAAGATCGTGACAAGTACATTAATTTCATCTCAATTGCTCGAAAAGAATACGATGATATTGCGAAGAAGGAAGTTCAGAAGGCATTCGTGTATTCGTATGAAGAGTCGGCGAAAACATTGATGGACAATTATCTGGATAATGTTGAAGCTTATTGTAACAAGAACAAACTACGCGATCCGCTTACAGGTGACGAAATGAACCCAGATGAAAAACTGATGCGTTCGATCGAGGAGCAAATCGGAATTTCTGAGAATGCGAAGAAAGCCTTCCGTGAAGAAATCCTTATCCGTATTTCGGCGTATGCCCGTAAAGGGAAGAAGTTTGATTATAATTCACATGAGCGGTTGCGCGAAGCGATTCAGAAGAAGTTGTTCGCTGACTTGAAGGATGTTGTCAAGATTACGACTTCTACGAAGACGCCAGACGAGTCCCAGCTTAAGAAGGTGAATGAGGTCATCGCCCGCTTGATCGATGAGCATGGCTATAACTCGATTTCGGCAAACGAGCTGCTCCGTTATGTCGGCAGTCTGCTCAACCGTTGA